The genomic interval TTCCGCTCATTTCCGTTTGCTGCGATAGCGGTTCGGCCGGATCACCATTAGGCACCGTATGCTCCCAGCCTAGCCAAGTGTCGTAGTCATGGGGAAAACCGGCCAACATTTTCAGCCATCGAATAGGCCAATAGTGATCCGGATTTTGTAAATCTTCTTGCGAGATCCGCCAATCCGGCGGCAAGCAGATCATCAATTCCGCGTATTCGTAGCCTTCCGCTCCTTCTGGCGTATTCATGGGCATAAAGCTCATGCCCGTTGTGAATAAAGTATAATAATTGCGTTCGGGAGTTGGTTTTATGAAGTGGACGTCAATATGAACGACATCCGATAGGATTTCGTGGAAAACGGAATCGACTTCCCCGATATGCTTGCGCACGTGGTCTTCGATTTTCTCGATCCATTCTTCTTCCCCGTATACCGGAGGCCGCCATTCATGCTGTCTATCGCTATAGCGATAGATTGGGTTCCCCGACTCCGAATATTCCGTAGATTTAGACATGTTCGCCTCTCCTTTTCTTCCTCAATTTTCATCTATTTCATCATAGCATAAAGACTATATACAAGGGATAAATCCCATCTTCCCAATACTCTTCATGCTTTTGGACTTACAGGCGTTTATCTAGGTCTATGAGAAGTGATTTCGATCCCCGCTTAGTCACAGACAAGCGGGGATTCATCAAACCTAGTTATTTAAGTGCCGCTCAGGCTAACTCCCCTTCCCTCCCACTGTTGATCATCCGTCGGGAATGGGACAATGCTCTTGTCACCATCAAATGACAAGAACTTGAGCCCATAAATCAAAAAAGCCACGATTTACGCAACTAGTTATGGAACAAAGTTTCTGTCAACTGACACCAGCCGTACTAGCTTGCGAGGGTGCCCTGCTTGTACTGGCCATCAGCGTGGATCTGTAATGCCGGCGGATATCAATGAAACTTTGCAGTGTTGCCTAAACCACCTTTTCTAAAGGTATGGTGAAATAATCAATCTTCTTGATCTTTAACCAAATTTTCGAATTCGGATGCCTCTTTGGGATCATTTAGACGATAGATCCAAGAAATCTCTTTTTCATCATCTAAAT from Paenibacillus sp. FSL K6-3182 carries:
- a CDS encoding suppressor of fused domain protein, with amino-acid sequence MSKSTEYSESGNPIYRYSDRQHEWRPPVYGEEEWIEKIEDHVRKHIGEVDSVFHEILSDVVHIDVHFIKPTPERNYYTLFTTGMSFMPMNTPEGAEGYEYAELMICLPPDWRISQEDLQNPDHYWPIRWLKMLAGFPHDYDTWLGWEHTVPNGDPAEPLSQQTEMSGIILLPPLDVNEDFLSLDMEDGRTVHFYAIVPLYPEEMDFKLMHGSDPLLDKFEEYGINEIIDLNRRNTCKAG